The Vitis vinifera cultivar Pinot Noir 40024 chromosome 8, ASM3070453v1 genome segment taatttctatttgccTTGTACTGTCAATTTGCTAATAATTTTGGCGCATTAGATCTACTGCATATTGATGAGTATAACGCCACCGGCGGAGGTTGCGGAGATGGAAAAAGGTTTTCCAGGagcattttattttgatatttggaAAAACCAAAATAGTAAGCCATTTTGAATCTTtagaatgttttttattttattttaatattaaaatcataaataatctGCTTTacagaaaatgttttttaaaattattactaaaagtactttttataatatgtttttcaaaattaaaatatagcTTTCATCCAGGGTGGGCAGTATGGTACTACTGGCCATTTAGAAAAGTACTTTTGTACTTTTGGGGATATCAATTCCCAcctaaaaatatatgaaattccAGTTTATAGCATTTCAGTTTACTGATTTACTAAACAGTCCCCACATGTCATGATGTGGCGTATGGTGATTGGAATATCAACGAATTAGGTTGAAGGCCAACGTCAACGGGTGCACCAGATAATAACCGacaatttttgaattaaaagatTTCCatctttcatttcatttttctctctgcAACCACTTCTACAGGACAGGGCATTCAGCTTCACATTCCAGGTTTTCCAGCTAGGGTTTTGTCGTTGCATCCCAAGGCATTGATCCAAAACCCTAGTCCTAGTTTACCAATGAAACGAACTCAACCTCGCATTTGTTTTGATCGGAAATGGTTCCCGCCTTTGATCTTCGGCTCCGTACTCTCTCTGATTCTACTCCTCTCAGTCTCTCTAGGCCGCGTCAAATCTTCCTCAAGCACTGATTTTTCAAGATTCGATCCGAAATCAACAGTTTATGAGTCGAATTTCGGTTCTGAGAGTCGGTCGGGGCTTCCCAAGCTGCCGAGGTTCGCTTACATGATATCGGGCACGAAAGGTGATGGTGCGCGTCTCCGGCGAGTTCTTCAGGCGGTGTATCACCCGAGGAATTACTATTTGTTGCATTTGGACCTCGAAGCTTCCGATGCTGAGCGGCTTGAACTTGCTAAGTATGCGAAGTCGGAGGCTGTGATTAAGGAATTCAAGAACGTGATGGTGGTTGGTAAGGCGAATTTGGTCACGTATAAAGGTCCGACGATGATTGCATCTACGCTTCACGCCATATCCATTTTCTTGAAGCAGGCAAAGGATTGGGACTGGTTTATAAATCTCAGCGCTTCAGATTATCCTCTCATGTCCCAGGATGGTTcgttttttcttcatatatatgTAGCTAGAATTATATTGTTCTTTGGGTTATTCTCTTTTGCTATCAATTTTGCTGGGGCTTCCACATTGTGGTGATTCAGTATTATATAGGATTTAATTATTGTACTGtttgtatgaaaaataatgtGGTTTTGATTGTGGGGTTTTCATAGTCCAATCCTATAGGGGTTAAGAAAAATGCTTCTCTTTCTGAGAACTTGTACAGAGAACTCATACTAACTGATGCAGATTTTTCATGTGGCTGCTCAAGAAAGTGGAAGGTTTTATTTACGCTATTCTGATATATCAAGTTTAACATGATATGAATAGTGGAAGTTCTATTACAGTAGGCAAAACATTTTAGTTTCTTATAGCTTGGATGGCACCATGCCAGGTCGAGGTTCTGTcataataaaatttctatttgtGACACAAGTCTTTCAATCTTTAATGCATGAAGAGCAGAATGGTTTTGGAGTGAAGAAATCATTTAATATAGTAAATTGCTGCAACTTATGTCAGAACCTGAATAGATGCTCAAAACttattagttttctttttagatCCTTTGAAAATGGTATAACAGTTTTTCTTTTGCTTGGAGAGATTCTAGGAAGCTATATTTCCCAATTACAGATGAACTTATAGATTTCCCATATGCATGTCCATGTATATGGCTTGGCTAGCtctacaatttttaaaattgctgTATTTCACCACATAAAGCATATTGGTTTGGCTAACCTTTCTAtgtatcttcttctttttctctttattccaGATCTCCTGCACATTTTCTCATACTTGCCTAGGGATCTGAACTTCCTTGAGCACACAAGTAATATTGGTTGGAAAGAGTGAGGATGCAATTCATGCCATTGAACCTGTCTTCATACTGTTACCTCTTGTGTTTCTGGTTTCTTTATCTGCCTATACATCTGTAAACttgttatcaaattttcttcttaCTGTATGTTTGCAGGTATCAAAGAGCAAGGCCTATCATTATAGATCCAGGTTTGTACCATTCAAAGAAATCTGGTGTATTTTGGGCTAAAGAGAAAAGGGTTATGCCTGCTTCTTTCAAGTTATTCATGGGTAATGTCTTCTCATTTGTTTTAGATTGCCAATTTGCTttctgttaatttttttttgttttcatttggtGGATTATTTCAGTGTTTTTATGCATCGTTTCATTACCCTTTCATATATGCTTTCCAATTGAATTTGTGAACTCTTGAACCAAATATAGTGATTGATAATTGAATAATTGTTGGAATTTGCTCATCATTATGGGAAGTTGAACAAGGGAAGTGATTGCAGAGTTATTCTGCTTTAGTTTTGGGGCAGAAGGTTGACAACATGATAACAGATTCCATTTTTATCCACAATGaaggaaaacaattaaaaaatggtttcagAAAATACCATGTATtcagaacaattttcaaaaacctatTTTGGGAACAAATGACAACCAAatgtgtttttatgtttttttatctcCAAAATAGTTATTGAGAACAGTCCCCAAACATAGTCTTTGCTTTCCAATATTTTACGATAACTTCAATCATTTGTGGCTGTTCTAATTATGACTTAAGACCCTTGATAACCAAGTAAGTTGGAAGACTATAATGGCTGTAAGTTTATGGTACTGATCTTGAAAAGTGGAAATGCAAAGTGATCATTAGCAAGTTATGGTGCAGGAGTTTTTTCTTGCCTTGGCATAATACAACATAACTTGTTTGTCTCTCTTCAGTAGACAATGCAAGTTCAAGATATCCTTCAATAGCTGAATAAATACTGAAGGATGggcaaatgaattttttattgtgAAGCTTAGTTTATGAAGACCAGTCAGGATTTTCTGTTGTAGATATTCGGGGTCATAAAGTAACATATGGTGCTACAGATTGTTTCTAAAAGAGAGATAAAGATATTAGGTTCTTCAAGCTTGTAGCCTCTTTCTTTGAGTTCACTTACATGTCAATCTAGCTTTTTAAATTTGATGCTTGGTGTTATTCAATGTCATCTGGTGTAAAAAGCTGCTGGTTTACAAATTGGTCAAGCTGCTTCTTGTTGGGTCCATCCCTTGATCATAAGTGATGGCCCTTCTAGTCCTCCCAGAAAACCTGATGCTTGTGGCGTGTCAGTCACTGCACCCAATAACATAGAAATTCAACCTTATCTAAAGTATGTTCTGTGGTTCTGTTCGCTTATTACCACAAAAATTTACCTTTGGTTTAGAGCAGGAAGGGCCATTTGGAGATGATGGACATGGAGTAGGTTGAATTACTTGGCTATCACTTTATAATGAAACTGTGTTGCCTAAGCTtttgcttattattattatactgaTGCTTTAAGTCCTTTCTGATACTGGATTTAATTTGAACTGTAAATTATTCATCTCCAGGTTCTGCTTGGGTGGTGCTGACAAAATCATTCCTTGAATTCTGTGTTTGGGGCTGGGATAATCTCCCCCGTACTCTCCTCATGTACTACACGAATGTCCTGTCATCACCTGAGGGCTACTTTCACACTGTTATCTGCAACCATAAAGATTACCAGAACACCACAGTCAACCATGACTTGCATTATATAAGGTGGGATAACCCTCCAAAGCAACACCCTATTACTCTAACAGTGGAGCATTTCAACGATATGGTCAATAGTGGTGCCCCTTTTGCTCGTAAGTTTGCCAAGGATGACCCTGTTCTCAATAAGATTGATAAGGAGCTCTTGAAGAGATTGGATGGGCAATTTACTCCTGGGGGTTGGTGTGTTGGAAATTCTGCTAGTGTAAAAGATCCTTGTGTGGTTTATGGAAGTCCAAATTCCATTAAACCAACTATAAATTCAAGGAGGCTTGAGAAACTGATAGTTAAGCtccttgattttgaaaattttaggtCTAAACAGTGTAAATAGTTCTGTAATGCCCCAAATTGTGCCAAAAAATTTCGTGCAATCATCCCTGGAACATGGTCCAGGCACCAACTCATGTAAAATCCACGGTTTCAAGAACATTCATGGTATAGCTGCATTTGTAAAGCCTTCAGTTATGGGTTGAGATGATGTAGGAGTTAAACAACAGGGTGATCTACCATCATGTCACTGATAAACCTTCAATCAGAAATTTAAAAACAGGAATGCTAGTCTCTCCATCGGTTTTATTTTGGCATGTTTACATGAGAAATACTGATTGTCACTTGTCATGTAAGCTGCTAGTAAGTTAGATAGCAAGCTGATGAAGCTAGTAGTGAAAACATTGTGATAAAAGAGGTGGGAAGAATGATAATAGTCCTTTAAAAATGCCGAGCTCTTGCCAGGGATGAACACCCTGCCGCAAGAAAGTAGCTCATGGGCTTGTGCGCAAGCGAACTCTGCAAGGGAGGGCAACCATGGGAAAGAGAATAAGAATCCGATTAAAGGGCCTTAAACTTATCCCAGGCGGCATCCACCGAGCTTTCAGCTTTATTAGCATCTGACAGGCAAAGCAAAGACACAGAGTGAGGGTCTGAAAGAAGAAGACAAGGCAAACCGAAGAAAGAGACGGAGCCAGTGAGAGTGTGGATCAGAAAGAAGCAGCATGAGAAAGTTCGCAGTAACTGCACCCACACCATGGATACTTATGTCCCTAAGCTCCAATGGTAATGCATGCTATGAAAGGCCACTTCATCCATTTTCCATTCACTAAAAAACAGCCTCAAATTGCTCCTGACCCTGACTCCAGTCTTTTTGAGTGCTCAAGAACTGCATTGTACATAACAGGAGAAAGCTTGTGGTTAGCTGATGGCCAATGGGCTTGGGCTGGACTTAGACATCAGTTTCTTCCAGAAAGTTTAACACGTGGTCCAAACATGAAACTCAAGAGGAAATAAACAATAAAGGTAGGGGCGATTTCGTCTTTTAATCATAAGACCTCGGCTAGATCCGTTCGTATTTGGTAGATAGCGGGAACATCAAAATTGGTTGTTGTTCATTCGAAAACTCGCTCTTTCCCATTTTGAAGTTTCTTACAAATTATCAGCAACTTATTGTTCTTCAGGTTTGTAACTCATCTcgtcttcttcctctttcttgTCCTCTTCatcatgattgattttaaaattgtgtctaatttttatatataatcctCTGTCTCtgccattttattttctttcttccttttgtaTTGATCTAGAGTGTCAGGGTTCCTCTTTCGACGTCCTAGAGTCTCCATTTGGAGTCTCTAAGGTCTAGAATTTTTGTGACATGCTGTAATTTCTGTTCACTGAATGGAAAAATTAACCCTTTTTCTTTAGCATTTATCCGTTTGTGGGCTTTTTGGTCAGGATttgtttatatctttatttatttgtgttttacttTTAATCGTTTCGTTTCTCGAGCAATTTTGATTAGGTTAATTTGTTGGGCTACTAATTGAGGTCTGGAAAATTAGAACGAATGCAGAGGTACTTAAGCTTGAGACTGcaagctaggatgaatcaccTCTTCCATTAAATTGGGGTTTAAGATGTAGAAGCCTTTTGTGTTGTGTAGCAGATGGGTCAAAATGGGTTAGTAATCacaagaaatatatattggtTGACTAAATTGCTTTTAGCGGTAATGAGTTAATTGATATTGACCATTTTGCTACAAATTAATGGTGTTGCTTGATTGGACCTTTATACATAAAGTTTATGGCAATGAAGAGTGTTGATTCACATGGGGAAACAAGCTTGGGTTGTGAACATGTCTGGTTTCAGGCATCTTAGGTGCATAAATGATTAGATGCTTCTATATTGGGAGTTAACGTAACTATTCTGCAATTCAAGTTCAGAAGACTTCTTTACAGTTCTGTTAGGTCACAAAGAAATATGCAAGTTGCTCCGGTTGAGCTGATGCTGTCTTTTCTTACTGTAGACATTTAAAATTCGACTTTAGAAGACCAGTTACAGgtatcttttcttttgttaatgAGTGGATCTCTCACATGTTTCCTCTGGTTTCCTTTCTGTGCAAGGATACTCTTCATTTTTTTGGGTGCTGTGAGTGATTGTGTCTTTGTTGGTCTTATGCTTCTCCTTTCTTTGCAAGGGTACTTTCCATTTGTTCGGATGCTGTGAGAGATTGTATCTGTGTTGGTTTTATGCTTCTACTTTCTTTGAAAGGGTGCTCTCCATTTGTTCTAGTGCTTTGTATGTTTGTGCTTTTGTTCGTTTTATGTTTCTATTACTTTTTATTGTTATTGTGATCTGTCCATGTGAGATTTTTCTATGGTTAACAGAGAGAGGCCCATTCGTTCCCACTAAAGGGGTACCAAAGTGCCGGGTTGATATACTAAAAGTTTaactaaaagaagaaataattgCAAACAGTTTTAGGGATGTTGGTGGGCCGAACagctattttattatttaggaGGTCGTACTGGTTGACTACATTAAGTTAAGGATCACTAAACCAGCAAAGAGGGCATGTGGAAATATGCAGGAAGTAAAATCAACACATCTGCCCTATAAAAGGGGGGAAAACTTAGACTAAGATCCCTTTCTAAGAAGGGAAGGACCAGTACTTGGAAGGAATATgctaatcaacaaaaaactgATGCAATTATCCCTCTCAACCCAAATTTAGCTGGAGAATAAGTGCTGTTGATGTGTTATGGTCAATACTTTTGTTCACTTTTGGAACATAAGCCTCACTTTATATTATGAAGTTTTGCAGTTTAACTGAATTCTCATTGCTTGAGTCCTTGTTCTGTAACTTTGTCCACTCTGTCTCAGCCtctaaattaagaataaaaaggaaggaattttctttttactgGTGTATGTTTCCCTTTTAGctaatataaatattagttgATTTAAGTAATACTTGATTTAGGAATACTCAGCTGTTGGGAAAATCAAAGTTTAAAGTTTACTTCTCCTTTTTGGCGTGCGGAAAGTAGCTACTGGAACATGATGAGTGATAGACACCTGGGAGATATTCTTGGGGGCTTTGATCATAACCATACAGGCAAACAGAGCCCTTTCTCAGTTTCATCAAGCTACGACCATACTGCAACTGCTAGTGAGAATACACCAGGAGTGAACCATTTGGCTACTGATCATGAGAATAACAGCACTCCTCTATATGACAGGTGAACACAACTTGCTAATATGTTCTCTTTTCCATTTCTGATTAGAAGTGGCCAATCTGTAATGGTTAAgtctattattaattttattttttccctaaGCTaaatacttttttcttttcccaaaaaatagtgcagcaaagaaaaagagagtatCAAGAATCATCGGTGGGGGGCTGCGGCAGTTCAGTATCATAGGTTGAATATCCtttt includes the following:
- the LOC100251133 gene encoding beta-glucuronosyltransferase GlcAT14C encodes the protein MSITPPAEVAEMEKGFPGAFYFDIWKNQNRQGIQLHIPGFPARVLSLHPKALIQNPSPSLPMKRTQPRICFDRKWFPPLIFGSVLSLILLLSVSLGRVKSSSSTDFSRFDPKSTVYESNFGSESRSGLPKLPRFAYMISGTKGDGARLRRVLQAVYHPRNYYLLHLDLEASDAERLELAKYAKSEAVIKEFKNVMVVGKANLVTYKGPTMIASTLHAISIFLKQAKDWDWFINLSASDYPLMSQDDLLHIFSYLPRDLNFLEHTSNIGWKEYQRARPIIIDPGLYHSKKSGVFWAKEKRVMPASFKLFMGSAWVVLTKSFLEFCVWGWDNLPRTLLMYYTNVLSSPEGYFHTVICNHKDYQNTTVNHDLHYIRWDNPPKQHPITLTVEHFNDMVNSGAPFARKFAKDDPVLNKIDKELLKRLDGQFTPGGWCVGNSASVKDPCVVYGSPNSIKPTINSRRLEKLIVKLLDFENFRSKQCK